The DNA window TGAATGTACAAATTGGGGAAAGGTAAAAAAGTTGGAATAAAAACACTATTAACAGTAATCAGAGCAATGGAAAAGGCAAATTCATGAGCAACATTCTACTAACCaacctatacattttttttaaaaatcaatttttcccTGATTAATGCATGATTTATAGTCCTAAAGATACTtttctgaataaaatttaaattatctccagtttaatttttctacatttcaaaACTGAAAGTAAATGAGGATTTGTAGTATAGATCAGAGCTGAGAGTTATCTGGTATTACAAGACAATAGCAAGTGACTGCCAGAGAAAGGATTGAGATATTCAAGTTCAAATGTGTGAAAAATACTATGGTGGCCACACTAAACAGGTTTCTAATGGAAGACCTCCCCTTTCTGATCCCTAGCTTAGATGGGTAACTACCTcgtttctgaagaaaaaaatgcacaatacagaaatataaacatttggGAGGGTCTCAACACTTTGTATTAGTAAGAGTctggggaaaaaagtaaacactttttaaaagtatttcactACCTAGTCAACTGGCAAGAATCATCAGATTATTTAACTTAAAACTCTGCCTAAATTAGTGAGACCTTAAACTAGAACTTCAAAATGCTGAACTAGATAATTGCATAATTTTAAAGGTAATTACTCATTACTAGTGAATTATCCACTCTGTTCTATCAAAAGAGTAATTAATCATCACCAACTAGCATTAATGCCCAatgtttggttaaaaaaatacaaccagTTATACTGTTGGACCTGTAGGGACATCCATCAGGCAAGTATAAGCCGCTAGGCGTACTGTTTGCTGCCTGGTGTCACAGGCACTGAATATACTTAGATTACAAGAAACACAGTGGATCTAATAAATTTTGTATAGTATcatacaataaactatataattatTATCAGAAATTCATTCTGGGCCTATCTCCtacccctcccacctctctgatCTTCCCAATGAGTCAGTAATATAAAATGACTCAGTCTAGACCAGATTAAATAATGTATTAACATAatccaatgaaatgaaataaaacaattcagAGTTTTGAGTGTTTTTTCACACTTGTAATAAACTGGAGAAATGTTtcaattaataaaacaatcacattccgcgtaaaaaaaaaaaccactcccATCATCCAGAATACTAAAGCCCTTATATAACACtagagaaattttaatataacagTAGAAACTAGGATACCATTCGTTAGAAACCTCAAAATATTCAAGAAAGTGTCAAGTATTCAGAGAAAATTCAAGAAGCCAAAACCTCAGAATCCAAACATCCTATTACCCTGAATTTCAATTAATGACTCACAATTTAATCAtaataaattttttcaaagatacaCAAGACAAATCAATGCATCTACTTAAAAAGACTACTCTGTGTAGTTAAGGACTTTACATTAACTTCTATATTCTTCTCAGCAAGGTCTGCCTATACTTCAGATTAGCTCTCAAGTTCCAAGAAATACAAACTCATGATATGCTTTGTGATCTCTGATGGCCTGTTTATGTAATTCTATTCCACTAAATGTAATTCTACAGAATGTGCTCTTGATTGTGTAAAGAATCTATTATTCCTTGATGAAATACTATAATTCTCTTCTCCAAtggttacaatttttaaaaggtatgcAAAGAACTGAGTATCACTcccatgaaagacaaaaaaaagtatgattttgTTCCAAAATTAACTTAGTCTCATATATTTCTATTAAGTCTTTCAAGGATTCCAGAGAATCTTTTCAAATCTCCATTTCTGGAAAGTGAAATCTGGAAAGTGAAATCAGTACAGAAGTAATTTGGGAACTTGAAAAtggcattcatttttttcagcagATGCCAAATTTTTGACCGACATGGCTCCCACAATTACTTTGTTACCATCAGTCCAGTCAGTTAACAGGTTGTAGGAAAAGATTCGTTTTTGCAGACACTGCTAAGCTgtttaaagagaagagagagagattaatttAGTGATTACAAAATGcacaagtatttaaaatattttgaacacttTTTGTTGGATTATATCAGAAGTGTGACTACATTTTAACAAACGTGGACTTTTTAGTTAGGACTGGTCAAGAAAGTGCAGAAAAAACAGTAAGTCAATATGATAGAAATAGGAGGTCAATATGATGTGTTAGTTCAATTAATGTATGAATTCCTGTCACCATCAGAAGTCAAATATTAAAAAGCTACCTCTTTACTCTAACTCTGTATCATTTTGCCATAGAGGCaattagggagaaaaaagaaaacggtTCCCCAAATACTAAGTTGTTTTCAACCAACCACTAGAGTCAATACAGCCAAAccttaacatttcaaaataatccaTATTCCAGAAATCTCCTTTATCCAGCTACTAATCATTCAGAacacaattttctaaaaatagtaaGACAACAATTTCATATTAatcataactttttttaattaacaagtagTGAATAGGACACTTTAAGATATTGTTTACTACATACTGAAATAAACAGATCTGTTGTAAATTCAGAAACCCAAACATTTACAGTAAAATGTGCTTACACATAAATATGATCAAATTTATTTAAAGCCCCTGTTAGATAGGTCCTAAATACATGCAATACCATGTAAAAACAAGACCATGAAGTTGatgtaaaaaatgacaaaaccacTAAGTcatcaaaattaggaaaaaaaaaaagaatgaaatggaaactaAGAAAAGACAGTTAAAACATAAGGAACCTAAATAAGCAGCTTTAAAAATAGGCGATACTAATCTCCATTCTCAAAAGTTCTTAATCAAGTATTTCCAAAAACTGCCATTTATAAAATGACATTCTAAAAATCTACACTTGGAATTTTCAAAGCATCCCATTCAGAGAGCTATGACTACTGTTTCTCCCCAGCCCCAAACTTCAAATAATGCAGGAAAAACACTGACATtaggaagaaaatattccaaGGGAATGGTATTTTAGAAAAACACACTTACTGCTTCCAGAACCTTTTAAGACCCAAAGTCAGCATTAACAACaatcatttttcctattttcatccattattttcaaatgtcatgTTAGAGATGAATAAATTCTTTGAGCCCATAACTGAAAGATCAACAAACCTGGTTTTATTATGACACCGTATTTTTGTCATTGGTACTGCACaaaattatatacaaagaaatatatacaaaatgttcAAGTATTAATTAAATTTCAGTTCAAGGCTTCTGTTTCAAAAAGCTACATTTAACATATTCCATAGAGATAGCACAAATTAgtcatttcaaataatttttccaactacttttggtttttatatatatatgtatatatatataattcagtaGGCACTAAAAATCCATGCAGCTGCATTGTGAGGGGCTTGCTCCTGCACTTAGGTATAAGCAGGTTCATCactccaggttgtgagtttggCTACTACCCATTCATGCTCAAGTGCAGTAGATGATTTTACAAAATATGCTGTAATGCACTGGAAACCAGAGACCAAGTTAGGTCTCAAATTGTGTTATCTAGCAACAAAACATTTACAGTTGTGCAAGAACAaggattccatttttataaccaaataacaacaaaataaaacattttatgtgtAAGATAACTTACATCTTTGGACTGCTGGAAAATAGTTTTTagttatgaacattttaaaataaaagacagcagAAGCCCTgatattacctctttttcctcatttcttatactaccttttaaaataaagcaggaaatgtGGCCAGCAGCTGGTCCCGTCTCTTCTGCCCCAACAGCTGTATCCACTTtagcacaaagaaaaacaaggatgctaaatatgtatatactttatCAAACAGTGATGTTTCACAAAGAATTTCTTAATGCCTCTTACACTGAAGGACACAGTAACTCAATCTATACAATTAGACAATGGATAATACAGTACTTCAAGGGAAGAATATGTCCCATCTTTGGAAAAAGTGTCAATCGTGTTGAGTAGCTAGAaccactcatttttaaaaattatttttaaataggacaAAAACCTTTGAAATAAGGAGAATAACATTCTTTGTGAAGCCTCACTTTACACGTTTTCATTCACATTTCACAACCTTCAATATCTAATCATACATAAATTTAACCTAAAATTTTAatacaacaaaagtaaaagtattCAACAATTTATTTATACTCAGTGATAGGGTAATCACTGTGCTGGTCCTCAAAGAAACATTTCATTAACCATTCTTATTCCTCCTTCAATTAATTAACACAGATATGCATGTCAATTTCCAACTTCTCTACTGGTGAGATATTAAAATCTTTTACTCTGAATAGATCGTATTTCTAAATCTCCTCTGAAAACTAAATGGCATTCCCAAATATTTAAGACATTTCTGTCACCTCCAGCAAAATAACTATCACATTTGTGCAAGCCCCAAATACTTATTGTCAGCCTCTAAAAAGTTGCTCTAAAATTGGAATTCCAATTTGCACCTCGTACAACTCGGAACTTCCATTCAACTTCACCTGTTTCACTGTCTCCAAACTGTATGTCTATTAGCAGCTTTCAGTGTACAGTTGGAACCGATGTCATCCAAGGCCATGTCCACACTGGGGACAGAAGAGCTAGGTACACGCAAGTCTGAACAAGGGGACACATTAACAGCTATTGCAACCAGAAGAAGCATCTTAAATACATTATTGACCAGCACAAGTCTGTTTCCAGGGTGGACAGGGCCCAAATTAGATTTCCCCTCCCaccttccaaaaaagaaaaaagaaaagaaaagaaaaaaaaaaacccccacacacacattgaGATGTTGCCCATTAAAGTAGACTAAGCAGCAGAGCATGAGCGTTACGTGAAGAGATGGATCCTTACCAGGTTGTGAGGCGGGAACGACTGTTCTGTAACCCCTACAACGGAGCCTGGCAGGAAGGAAATCACCTAAAAAAGAAACTGTCAGAGAGATTTAATAGTCACATGTTATCATTAGGAGTTGGTTACAGTGTCACATTCATGCTTTTAGCTAAACACTTAAAGATTCAATattacttttttcctcctctgaaatgTGTCCAGTGACGATGTCCCACTAAGGTGTTTTACATGGTGTAAGGGAGTTGAAAGGGGTAAACGCGGGTAAAGAGCAGATTACTTGACCCTACATTTTAAGAGAGGACGACGCCTTCCGGGCGCACGCCGAGCAGAACTCCACCGACACCTTATCCTTGTCCACATGAAGACACACTCCTCCCGCCGAGTCGTCCTCTTCCAGCAGGTCCTGCTGCTGCTTTCCCACGGGCAAAGCGTAGTCATGGTCACCGGCGGGCGAGTCTCTGAAGAGCGAGGTGGTGAGCCGCAGTCCCACGCCGCTCAGCCGACTCAGCAAGCGAGCCAGTCCGGTCTCGTTGGCTAAGACGGCCCGTAGGTAGCGACTCTCCTCCTGCAGTGCCTGCACGCGCTTGCCCAGCTCCCGATTCTCGGCCCGCAGCTCCTGGTTCTCGGCTGCCAGACCCCGGACCCGGCTTTCCAGCCCCATCACGTACTCCTTCTTCTTCAGCCGATTGAGACgggcggccgccgccgccgccttccGGGGGCTCTTTGTCGCCGCCTGGTTGTGGTCGTTGCCGCTGCTGCCCGCGCCTCCTCCTGGGGACTTTCTCCGCCTCTTTTCGCCGCTGCCACTGTCACTGCCGCTGCTGCAGCCTCCGATGCCGTTTAAGAGCCTCTGCAGCAGGTCAGAAAAGCGCTGCATCTCGGCAGCCGCGGCCTCATCGTCGTCGTCCCCTCTCCACAGGCCGCCGCTATCCGAGCCTCCGCCGGATGAGGAGAGAGGGCCCGGCGAGCTGAGCCCGGGCTCCAGGTGCCAGTCTGGTTGCCGGGGGTCCAAAAGATCTGCCAGTTCCAGCCCGGACAGAAAGTCCATGTCCTCCGTCTCCTCCCCGGGGACGCTGGCGATcgcctcctcctccatctcctccggCGAGGGCGCGCGCACGGCCACGCCGCCGCGGCCCCCCCTCCCGGCCTCCAACTCGCCCTCGTCGCCGCTCGGCTGCTTGCGGCCGGGAGATCCGGCCGCCGCCGTCCCTtcctccgccgccgccgctgcagcCGCCGCCGCCCGGGTCAGGTCCGGGGGCAGCAAGNNNNNNNNNNNNNNNNNNNNNNNNNNNNNNNNNNNNNNNNNNNNNNNNNNNNNNNNNNNNNNNNNNNNNNNNNNNNNNNNNNNNNNNNNNNNNNNNNNNNGGGAGATCCGGCCGCCGCCGTCCCTtcctccgccgccgccgctgcagcCGCCGCCGCCCGGGTCAGGTCCGGGGGCAGCAAGCAGGTCGCGGTCGGCGCCGGGCTCTCGCTGCGGGTTGGGGAGTCGCTGCCCGAGGCCGCCAGCAATTTGGTCAGGCTATGCCTCATGGGGCCCCGCGGCGGGCCCACGTAGGCCCCGGCCCCTCAGACCGGGCCTCGCGGGCCCCAAGGACCCCGGACCCCAGCGCGGGGGGGCCAGGGAGCTGGCCACAGCGAAACGGAGGGGAAGATCCGGGTCGCCTCCCGCGCCACTAGGCTGGTCGACCCCCCgcgctggggcggggggtgggggggggagggatagGAGATCGAAGCGGCGAGGCCCAACGATGACTCGACCGCGCCACCCAGACAACGGCCTGGCCGGAAGTCAGTCGAtctcaccccagcccctcccacggCGTTTCGCGCTCCACTGGGCTCTAGTATCGCGAGAGTTCAGTAAGGTCTGGAGTGGGAGTAATTTCAGATTTCCAGTGATGTCATAATAACAGcggcaaaaataacaaaacccgAATTTAGTGATTAGTGGTCtaccctctcctccctcacttcTCAACCCTCCATATTCTTAGCTTCCACTTCCAGTGACACGACTCTCAGAAATGACCCTTTAAATACCGAATTAATGAAAAATCTTAAAGTTATCCTGCATTTCCATGGAATTTTAAGACTGGTGATCAGATATTGCTAGAATCCTTTCCCTTTCCGTTGTAATACAAGATCATTTCATTCAAACAGAGTACtagaggaaaaaagtaaagtcattcatataatttaatttccaagttttaattgtaataattttattaaaatgtctagGCTATTTCTATGCCTTTTCTAAACAACAAATAAAGGTCTTGTCCTTGTCTGTAATAAGATTGCAAacccattttgtgtgtgtattctgtAGTTGACGTAATTGTGAGCATGTGTGGGTTTGCATACGCGTGCCAGTCTTTCTGTGCTATCACTACCTCATGGTTTGAGTAATGATTGCACCCCTGGTTGTGTGAACAGAGTGAATCGTGTGTGTgactgttttcctctctgttttatcTGCGTGTTGTTCATGAAACTAAGAGATGTTTTTCCTAAAAATGACTATTACCAGTTTCCAAAGACAATACTTCTCCcaattttgttgctgttttttatcTATCAGGGTAAAAAGAGTACCCTTAAAAGCCCTCTGGCCAACTTGAACACCCTTGTAGTCCTTTCTCTGTTCATTATGTTGATAATTTTATGAAAGGACTTAGATGTATAATTTTGATAGCCACagagctatatatatatatatatatatatatatatatatatatatatatatatatatatactttgtttATTCTGGTCAATATTTTAGGATCACATTTTCTTTGACATCAATTTGTATCataaaagaaattctaatttaaaaaatagatattgaaGTGGGCTACATTATAGAGGCAAGCTCTTAGAACTTTGGGGTTTCAACTAAATTTCTGTCCAAGATCTTTAggaatttcaaaacttttttccctttcaaggCTACATACACATTCAGTTTTGTGACAATGCTGTGGTATCCCTccataataaaagataaaagaaagatacATCTGTATCAGGTAGAGTATATAATTCCCTAAAATGGCTTTACATAAGGTCCattaattcattttacaaatgatatcTGAAgcatattttctgaatttaacCGCAATATTATCTGTTACAATTTCTAATGGCTTGCCTAAGAAAATAGCCAtttgagaaaaatacattaagaaatggaaatgcaggggtgcctgggtggctcagccggttaagtgtccaatttccactcaggttgtgatctcagagttagtgagttcaagccccctgtggggctctgtgctgacagctagctcagagcctggatcctgtcttcagattctgtgtttccctctctctgaccctcccctgctcgcgttgtctctctctctctcaaaaaaaaatgtaaatgcagaATATGAAATCTAGGACAATGATTCTCAAAATCAGGTGAAGAAAAATGCTACTCAGGgagcaaataaatatgtaaattaccCAGAGATTGGTCTGCAGGTTTGTGTAACATTGGAAATCAAAATTCTAGCAAACACCTCTGGTGGTTCTAGTGATGACTGGACCATAATAATAGGGACTCTAAATTTAATCCCCATAGAAAATTAAAGTATCAGTCTCTTTTTTAAGAAGCTTTACTGCATAAGAAATTGcttcactaaaatattttaatatttttataaccatAGTTACTTATCTTTGCATAATAAATAAAGGtatatcaatttttaaagtttccaaatatttcacaGAATATATGAAAGAATAGTACAGTATCCACTCTAATTCAGCAATACTGCCCAATATCCAGACTCGACAATTCAACAGTTATCATTTGCCATATGTGCTTTATCTGTATATAAATGTTTGTAAGACAAATTTTGGTGAATCATCCCAAAGTTGCAGAGAAGACATATCTCCCCAACACACTTAAATATGTATCTCTAAGAATAAGAACATTCCCTTTCATAGTCATAATACTATTATTAGGTCTTGAGAAAATTAACAATCACTTGTTAGTGTTATCTCTTTTCCATGCCATCTTCAAATTTCCTCAAGATAATCTTTCATAATGAATACTTTCTCTTGAGCCAGGATCCAAACAAGGGTCACTTGCTACATTTGGTTAtgtttttgtgaatattttttccatttctcaaacTCAAATAATAATCCctctcattttttatcttttcttactaTTGGCTTTTTGAAGAGACAAGGTCATGTGTCTTAAAAAATACACCACATTCTGGATATGTCTGTTTCCTCATGGTGTATCTTGTTCTCTAACCCCACAAGGGATTTGAGATTTGACTCACTTGACAAGTACATTAGAATGTAGCgaaacaaaaaatattcaaaaatcttaaaagcaaggcCAGTGAAATTAtagaggaaataggaagataagGAGTTCCAACAGGGGAGAATGTTTGATTGGACTAGGATAGACATAAAATCTTACAGTTACTCACATTGAACTAACAATAGACTAAGATTCCCTggcaaatcaaaaggaaaaaaatgtccttgTTTGCCCATGAGTAAACTTTATATGAATTCCTTTATCCACTTTTCGAGTGTTTAGGTCTTAAGAAACTTCCCTTTGGGATACTGAATTAGTAGCAAATAGCCTCAACAACAGctacttttatttagttttcttacaACGATAGAAAGCAAGTTATAGGAAAGTTGGACCCTAATAAATCCAAAATATCTAGAACAGTACCTGCCACAGcttaattttcaataaataaatatttgttgaatggattaaTAAAGAAGGTCTCCAGTTTCATAAATAAAGAAGGTCTCCAGTTCCAGCTGAAGGTATAACACAAAACTCAACGAAGTGTAAATTCTGCAAGGAACTAAAATAAATATGACCTACAGTAtctagaagaataaagaaagaaagaacctgcATGCCTTTCTTAACTTTCCCGTTAGGAAAGGTTTTGCTACAGCAGAAGAGCCAACAGTACAAGGTGCTATGCAGTCTGGCCTGCCGTGGTTATAGGCATTCATGTGGCTGGTAATCCCATTCAACTGCATTTTCTCCTCACACAAATTTAGATTCTCAAGATCGTGGATAAATTTCTTATTAGAAATATAGATTATTTCCCCCTAAATCACAAGAATTTGGTTTAAATACACATGTTTTAAGAGGCTCTCTAATTGGATTAAAAGtagaaaactgaaagagaagTTTTTACAATGTAGCCTCAGATGACAAAAAAAGCAACTAAAGCAAGAGTAAACCTGGAAAATGCACCTTCTCCCCTTCACTATCactctcttttcttctattcattcttctgactctgtctttctttatagctgtttttgtttttctttttctggttatgATGATTATTGCAAAAGATTCAGATAGTGTAGAAATGCATATACAAGTAGAAGAATATTACAACCTGTCCaacctattaaaaaataactgttacTAAAATTGGGGTGTATAATTGTTTTTCTATGTACAgacacatgtttttattttatttctttgaactgTTTTGGCATGAATATATTGTGGACATCTTTCAGACAACTAGTACAGACCCACAtgcttacttctttttaaaaagaatttttttaatgcttatttttgagagagagagagatcaagagtggggagggacagagacagaggaacacaaaatcagaagcaggctccaggctctgagctgtccgcagagcccgatgtagggcttgaacccacaaaccatgagatcatgacctgagctaaaagttggacgctcagctgactgagccacccaggtgccctccacaTCATTTCTGATGACTGTCTAGAATGCCATTACATGAACTTTCCAACTCATTCAACCAGTTCTTCATTGATAACACTTAGGTTGCACTGACTTTTTCACTATCATAAATCATATGATAATGTTGTGCAAATATCTTTGATCACTTATCCTAGAGCATTCTTAGGATAAATTCTTCAAAGCAGAATTTTTAGATACCATTTTTATATAGAGATCTTCATTACCTACTGAAAGGTATCTCTCACCAATGGTGTGCGACAGTATTTAGTCCTCCTCACTCAATGACAGtgcatttgttctttttaaaatgtgccaaCCCAAAACCAAAAAGTGGCATCTTTTGTGtaaatttatgtttctttgatTATTAGAGGGCTGAATGTTTTTCACATGACCACTTGACATATAATGTGAACAACCTGTTCACCTCTAAGCCCATTTTTCTTTGCAGTGGGaaaaagtatttgtcttttcccttcttgATTTATATGAACTCTTTACATTATAAGGAAAATGTTacctttgttttttatatatgtccCCATTTTGTTCCTCTGTTGAACatatatttggagagagaaggagtgaaatTGCTTGttttgctataatttttaaatagtctctcCAAGTGTTCTTCATGGTTTCTGGCTTTGGTGTTAAACCTAAAAAGGCTTTATTAGCCTAAATAATACTCATGTTTACCTATATGTTTCAGAACTTCATAATTACTTCTATTCACGTTTTACTAGaggtttttttaaacaatatgattatttatttcatttagttccaAATGGAACTTATTCTTGTATAGACTATGACATGGGAATataattcttcaaaaagttattGGCCACAAGACACTGTATTGAACAATTCACACTAGGTCCATTGATTTCCCAGCACACATGCCACATATTAAGTTCTTATGTATAGTTGGATCtatctctattctttttcttcagttcaATTTGTTAGTCTAACCATTCTGAGAGCAAAAccactcagttttttaaaatgtttattta is part of the Suricata suricatta isolate VVHF042 chromosome 11, meerkat_22Aug2017_6uvM2_HiC, whole genome shotgun sequence genome and encodes:
- the CREBZF gene encoding CREB/ATF bZIP transcription factor isoform X1 translates to MRHSLTKLLAASGSDSPTRSESPAPTATCLLPPDLTRAAAAAAAAAEEGTAAAGSPGRKQPSGDEGELEAGRGGRGGVAVRAPSPEEMEEEAIASVPGEETEDMDFLSGLELADLLDPRQPDWHLEPGLSSPGPLSSSGGGSDSGGLWRGDDDDEAAAAEMQRFSDLLQRLLNGIGGCSSGSDSGSGEKRRRKSPGGGAGSSGNDHNQAATKSPRKAAAAAARLNRLKKKEYVMGLESRVRGLAAENQELRAENRELGKRVQALQEESRYLRAVLANETGLARLLSRLSGVGLRLTTSLFRDSPAGDHDYALPVGKQQQDLLEEDDSAGGVCLHVDKDKVSVEFCSACARKASSSLKIFFFR
- the CREBZF gene encoding CREB/ATF bZIP transcription factor isoform X2, translated to MRHSLTKLLAASGSDSPTRSESPAPTATCLLPPDLTRAAAAAAAAAEEGTAAAGSPGRKQPSGDEGELEAGRGGRGGVAVRAPSPEEMEEEAIASVPGEETEDMDFLSGLELADLLDPRQPDWHLEPGLSSPGPLSSSGGGSDSGGLWRGDDDDEAAAAEMQRFSDLLQRLLNGIGGCSSGSDSGSGEKRRRKSPGGGAGSSGNDHNQAATKSPRKAAAAAARLNRLKKKEYVMGLESRVRGLAAENQELRAENRELGKRVQALQEESRYLRAVLANETGLARLLSRLSGVGLRLTTSLFRDSPAGDHDYALPVGKQQQDLLEEDDSAGGVCLHVDKDKVSVEFCSACARKASSSLKM